The following coding sequences lie in one Pseudomonadota bacterium genomic window:
- a CDS encoding GNAT family N-acetyltransferase, which yields MDLTIRKATQDDAVFLAQTIMMAGRQHVGRGIVEHILGCKEAECQTFLSLLPITQKPHLLHHSSFTIAEIGGKAVGCLSGYDPKKLGYQALHDAMPEVIAILGWSDAEHEVAKARTAKFLPCLPEQTDGAWMIDRGGILPDQRRKGAMTRLIETVLDEGRSQGYKQAQVNIFIGNEPALKLHEKLGFSVKEEKADEFFEKMIGAPGIISMVKDL from the coding sequence ATGGATCTGACTATTCGCAAAGCGACTCAGGATGACGCTGTTTTTCTTGCCCAGACTATCATGATGGCAGGCAGGCAGCATGTGGGACGGGGTATTGTCGAGCATATTCTCGGCTGCAAGGAGGCTGAATGCCAGACTTTTTTATCTCTTCTGCCGATCACCCAGAAGCCTCATCTTCTGCATCACAGCTCTTTTACGATAGCCGAGATTGGCGGCAAGGCGGTCGGCTGTCTGAGCGGCTATGATCCGAAAAAGCTTGGCTATCAGGCCCTGCATGATGCGATGCCGGAAGTGATCGCTATTCTGGGCTGGTCGGATGCGGAGCATGAAGTGGCCAAGGCCCGCACCGCAAAGTTCCTGCCATGTCTGCCGGAACAAACCGATGGTGCCTGGATGATTGATAGAGGGGGCATTCTTCCCGACCAGCGACGCAAAGGGGCTATGACCCGGCTTATCGAAACGGTCCTCGATGAAGGGAGAAGCCAGGGTTATAAGCAGGCCCAGGTCAATATTTTCATTGGCAATGAACCCGCGCTCAAGCTCCATGAGAAACTGGGCTTTTCGGTGAAGGAAGAAAAAGCCGATGAGTTCTTCGAGAAAATGATCGGCGCCCCCGGAATCATCAGTATGGTGAAAGATCTCTAA